One stretch of Saccharopolyspora erythraea DNA includes these proteins:
- a CDS encoding aldo/keto reductase: protein MKQVRLGRSRVRVSGLGFGGAVIGNLYREVAEETALAAVDAAWEAGVRYFDTAPHYGLGLAERRLGRALADRPRDSCVLSTKVGRLLVPRPDDGGLRDHAAGFDVPADHVRQWDFSADGVRRSLEESLRRLGVDRVDVVLLHDPDDHWEQAVGEAYPALHEWRDQGVVGAIGAGMNQWRMLERFVTETDIDAVMLAGRYTLLEQSASDTMLPACLRRGVSVLAAGVFNGGLLATDAPEADAMYDYRPASRELRAKAERMREVCRAHGVSLPQAAIAFAAGHPAVASVVLGARSADEVVRNAELHSRPVPRQLWADLVAAGLLRPDIPAPVT, encoded by the coding sequence GTGAAGCAGGTGCGTCTCGGACGGTCGCGGGTGCGGGTGAGCGGGCTCGGCTTCGGCGGCGCGGTGATCGGCAACCTCTACCGCGAGGTCGCCGAGGAGACCGCGCTCGCGGCCGTCGACGCGGCGTGGGAGGCCGGTGTCCGCTACTTCGACACCGCGCCGCACTACGGGCTCGGCCTGGCCGAACGCAGGCTGGGCCGGGCGCTGGCGGACCGGCCCAGGGACTCCTGCGTGCTGTCGACCAAGGTCGGGCGGTTGCTCGTCCCGCGGCCGGACGACGGCGGGCTGCGCGACCACGCCGCGGGTTTCGACGTCCCGGCCGACCACGTCCGCCAGTGGGACTTCAGCGCCGACGGCGTGCGCCGCTCGCTGGAGGAGAGCCTGCGCAGGCTCGGCGTGGACCGGGTCGACGTGGTCCTGCTGCACGATCCCGACGACCACTGGGAACAGGCCGTAGGCGAGGCGTACCCGGCGCTGCACGAGTGGCGGGACCAGGGCGTGGTCGGTGCGATCGGCGCGGGCATGAACCAGTGGCGGATGCTGGAGCGCTTCGTCACCGAGACCGACATCGACGCCGTGATGCTCGCGGGGCGCTACACGCTGCTCGAGCAGTCCGCATCGGACACGATGCTGCCGGCATGCCTGCGGCGCGGTGTCTCGGTGCTCGCGGCCGGCGTCTTCAACGGCGGGCTGCTCGCCACCGACGCCCCGGAAGCGGACGCGATGTACGACTACCGGCCCGCGTCGCGGGAGCTGCGGGCGAAGGCCGAGCGCATGCGCGAGGTCTGCCGCGCACACGGCGTCAGCCTCCCGCAGGCCGCCATCGCGTTCGCGGCCGGCCACCCCGCGGTGGCGAGCGTCGTGCTGGGGGCCCGGTCGGCCGACGAGGTGGTGCGCAACGCCGAGCTCCACTCCCGGCCGGTGCCGCGGCAGCTGTGGGCCGACCTGGTGGCCGCCGGACTGCTGCGTCCGGACATCCCCGCGCCCGTCACCTGA
- a CDS encoding FadR/GntR family transcriptional regulator, translating to MPVTDEAIEKIKSMIVTGELGPGDKLPKEADLAERLGLSRNSLREAVKALSLIHVLDVRQGDGTYVTTLEPNLLLDALAFMVDFHQDDSVLEFFEVRRILEPAATAMAATAMSDEDIAGLRAVLDELGDDPSVEVLVANDMEFHRRIAAGSGNTVLCSLIEGLSGSTARARIWRGLTQEGAVSRTREQHAAICDAIESRQPDVARAWATVHVAGVEEWLRSALGVPQSSS from the coding sequence GTGCCAGTCACGGACGAGGCGATCGAGAAGATCAAATCCATGATCGTCACCGGTGAGCTCGGCCCCGGGGACAAGCTGCCCAAGGAGGCCGACCTCGCCGAACGGCTCGGCCTGTCCCGCAACTCGCTGCGGGAGGCGGTGAAGGCGCTGTCGCTGATCCACGTGCTCGACGTGCGCCAGGGCGACGGCACCTACGTCACGACCCTGGAGCCGAACCTGCTGCTGGACGCCCTGGCGTTCATGGTGGACTTCCACCAGGACGACAGCGTGCTGGAGTTCTTCGAGGTCCGCCGCATCCTCGAACCCGCCGCGACCGCGATGGCGGCCACCGCGATGAGCGACGAGGACATCGCGGGACTGCGCGCCGTGCTGGACGAGCTGGGCGACGACCCCTCGGTGGAGGTGCTGGTCGCCAACGACATGGAGTTCCACCGGCGGATCGCGGCGGGCTCCGGCAACACCGTGCTGTGCTCGCTGATCGAGGGACTCTCGGGGTCGACCGCGCGGGCGCGCATCTGGCGGGGGCTCACCCAGGAGGGCGCGGTTAGCCGCACCCGCGAGCAGCACGCCGCGATCTGCGACGCGATCGAGTCGCGCCAGCCCGACGTCGCGCGCGCGTGGGCAACGGTGCACGTGGCGGGGGTCGAGGAGTGGCTCCGCAGTGCGCTGGGTGTGCCGCAGTCCTCGAGCTGA
- a CDS encoding nitroreductase family protein yields the protein MLTGLPEGDRHARRAVASSALAPFVQYRPERVPVDEGLRRGQALHDLLAQRRSVRFFSSDPVPAEAIDLAVRTANTAPSGAHQQPWTFVAVRGPETRHRIRLAAEAEERAFYGRDDLPEWHGALARLETGADKEYLGVVPWIVVVFAQKYSTDPTGRRRKHYYVNESVGIACGMFISSLHAMGLATLPHTPNPMGFLNDILGRPGSERPYILFPVGYPAADCEVPDLARKPLEQALVHHP from the coding sequence ATGCTGACCGGGCTCCCGGAAGGAGACCGTCATGCCCGCCGCGCCGTCGCCTCGTCCGCACTCGCACCCTTCGTGCAGTACCGGCCGGAGCGGGTGCCGGTGGACGAAGGGCTGCGGCGCGGCCAGGCCCTGCACGACCTGCTCGCCCAGCGGCGCAGCGTCCGCTTCTTCAGCTCCGACCCGGTTCCCGCCGAGGCGATCGATCTCGCGGTGCGCACCGCCAACACCGCGCCCAGCGGCGCGCACCAGCAGCCGTGGACGTTCGTGGCGGTGCGGGGCCCGGAGACCAGGCACCGCATCCGCCTCGCCGCCGAAGCCGAGGAACGCGCCTTCTACGGCCGCGACGACCTCCCGGAGTGGCACGGCGCGCTGGCGCGCCTGGAGACCGGTGCCGACAAGGAGTACCTCGGCGTCGTGCCGTGGATCGTGGTGGTGTTCGCGCAGAAGTACTCCACCGACCCGACCGGCCGCAGGCGAAAGCACTACTACGTCAACGAAAGCGTCGGCATCGCCTGCGGGATGTTCATCAGCTCCCTGCACGCGATGGGCCTGGCCACGCTGCCCCACACGCCCAACCCGATGGGCTTCCTCAACGACATCCTCGGCCGTCCCGGCAGCGAACGCCCGTACATCCTGTTCCCGGTCGGCTACCCCGCCGCCGACTGCGAGGTGCCCGACCTGGCGCGCAAGCCACTGGAGCAGGCGCTGGTGCACCACCCGTGA
- a CDS encoding YciI family protein, with product MYVVLLHHTVPAEDINLILPDHFEWINRHYRAGDFLIEGRCAPGADSVIIAAGMKRGRLDAILATDPFVLRHMVKPEVIEFRALHTVPELVRYADRLDSGVSGG from the coding sequence ATGTATGTGGTATTGCTGCATCACACCGTGCCGGCAGAAGACATCAACCTCATACTCCCCGACCACTTCGAATGGATAAACCGGCATTACCGGGCAGGCGACTTCCTCATCGAGGGCCGCTGCGCGCCGGGGGCCGACTCCGTCATCATCGCCGCGGGCATGAAGCGGGGCAGGCTGGACGCCATCCTGGCCACCGATCCCTTCGTGCTGCGCCACATGGTCAAGCCCGAGGTGATCGAGTTCAGGGCGCTGCACACGGTGCCCGAGCTCGTCCGCTACGCCGACCGGCTCGACAGCGGGGTCAGCGGCGGATAA
- a CDS encoding LuxR C-terminal-related transcriptional regulator, which produces MPQDNAGIAGASRRLALRGRDRELRTLGELFERARAGSGGALVLAAGTGLGKTALLDTGRQDAAGFHECGVRAVEPESAAPLAGLRRLFPDCELGPDRAHRALVELSGDSPVLCWVDDAHHLDRASLEALAFAARRAETAPLVLLFTTGLGPGAVTVPDELADLPLLRLEPLGPADSLRLLDDHVPYGLPEGLADELVVLASGNPLALIELAGDLTPEQLGGSEPCPTAPPAGSRIRSAVDRSLRGLPAQARLLALLPAVDEDLDLSTLMRAAARVAPSALDEAEASGLLVVDGDRVRAPDELTRSSLSAEAPPSLRREAHRLLSEVLDARQHRARWLWHRATLTPRTPDGLADELGDAAEEAGQAGDFSVSARTYERAARLSGDAETRALRLVMAGRDSWLAGRRGHSRALLRRATPLIRSRRLRGMTQLLRGAIELAEGVPAIADRNLTGAADELAGTDRRLALTALMLAGEADFAAGDFRAYYANARRAEELRTPADGPQVRLMLDHFAGLAATFRGEHGTAVPSLRRVVRLAEAVDDTASSVWASQAAFVLGDAEGSLRMATRALTSSREQPVALLASWAGVYQSLSALLLDRYAAAEASALEGLRTARALGQRNFAISHLSILTLVAALQGDRHTARMRLDATSEEIAVRGLGRTGALSSWAIACAELAHGRHTDALARFSSMAPGSGRGNVAMRAMAAPHYVEAAARCGRRETADRTLRMFDAWAHSAGSLPRIALSHRCHALLAEHDTDADWHFREAVRLHRDAGTVLELAKTELLYAQWLRGRRKPRAARDHLAEALRIFEQYRVPHWVEHTSAQLRSVGAPVRAAASTGLEALTPKQAEIARLVAEGATNREIAARLFISRRTVDHHLRNIFATLGIRSRVQLSRLLP; this is translated from the coding sequence ATGCCGCAGGACAACGCCGGGATCGCCGGTGCCTCCCGCCGGCTCGCGTTGCGCGGCAGGGACCGCGAACTGCGGACGCTGGGTGAGTTGTTCGAACGGGCGCGTGCGGGCAGCGGCGGCGCACTGGTGCTGGCCGCGGGCACCGGCCTGGGCAAGACCGCGTTGCTGGACACGGGCCGGCAGGACGCCGCCGGCTTCCACGAGTGCGGCGTCCGGGCCGTCGAGCCGGAGTCGGCAGCACCGCTCGCCGGATTGCGGCGGCTTTTCCCGGACTGCGAGCTCGGGCCGGACCGCGCCCACCGCGCACTGGTCGAACTCTCCGGTGACTCGCCGGTTCTGTGCTGGGTGGACGACGCGCACCACCTCGACCGAGCCTCGTTGGAGGCACTGGCGTTCGCCGCCCGCCGGGCCGAGACCGCACCCCTGGTGCTGCTGTTCACCACCGGACTCGGCCCCGGAGCCGTCACCGTCCCGGACGAGCTGGCCGATCTGCCGCTGCTGCGGCTCGAACCCCTCGGCCCGGCCGACAGCCTGCGCCTGCTCGACGACCACGTCCCGTACGGGCTGCCGGAGGGTCTGGCCGACGAGCTCGTGGTGCTCGCGTCCGGGAACCCGCTCGCCCTCATCGAGCTCGCCGGCGACCTGACACCCGAACAGCTCGGCGGCAGCGAACCCTGCCCGACGGCACCACCGGCGGGCAGCCGGATCAGGTCCGCGGTGGACAGGTCCCTGCGAGGGCTGCCCGCGCAAGCGCGCCTGCTGGCCCTGCTCCCGGCGGTCGACGAGGACCTCGACCTGAGCACGCTCATGCGCGCCGCCGCTCGCGTGGCGCCGAGCGCGCTCGACGAGGCCGAGGCGTCGGGCTTGCTCGTCGTGGACGGCGACCGGGTGCGCGCTCCTGACGAACTGACCCGCAGCTCCCTCAGCGCCGAAGCACCACCGTCGCTGCGCCGGGAGGCCCACCGGCTGCTGAGCGAGGTGCTCGACGCACGACAGCACCGCGCCCGGTGGCTGTGGCACCGCGCCACCTTGACGCCGAGGACGCCGGATGGCCTCGCCGACGAACTCGGCGACGCCGCCGAGGAAGCAGGGCAGGCCGGCGACTTCTCGGTGTCGGCACGGACCTACGAGCGCGCCGCGCGGCTGTCCGGCGACGCCGAGACCAGGGCCCTGCGTCTGGTCATGGCGGGACGCGACTCGTGGCTGGCCGGAAGGCGGGGGCACTCGCGCGCTCTGCTGCGGCGGGCCACGCCGCTGATCCGCTCCCGCAGGCTGCGCGGGATGACCCAGCTGCTGCGGGGCGCGATCGAGCTGGCCGAAGGGGTGCCCGCCATCGCCGACCGGAACCTCACCGGCGCGGCGGATGAACTCGCCGGGACCGATCGCCGGCTCGCGCTCACCGCGCTCATGCTCGCCGGTGAGGCCGACTTCGCCGCCGGGGACTTTCGCGCCTACTACGCCAATGCCCGGCGCGCCGAGGAACTGCGCACGCCCGCCGACGGGCCGCAGGTGCGGCTCATGCTCGACCACTTCGCCGGCCTGGCCGCGACTTTCCGCGGTGAGCACGGGACCGCGGTTCCCTCCCTGCGGCGTGTGGTGCGGCTGGCCGAGGCGGTGGACGACACCGCGTCGAGCGTCTGGGCGAGCCAGGCGGCGTTCGTGCTGGGCGACGCGGAGGGCTCGCTGCGGATGGCGACCAGGGCGCTGACCTCGTCACGGGAGCAGCCGGTCGCGCTGCTGGCTTCGTGGGCGGGCGTGTACCAGTCCTTGTCCGCGCTGCTGCTCGACCGGTACGCCGCGGCGGAGGCCAGCGCGCTGGAGGGGCTGCGGACCGCCCGCGCGCTCGGTCAGCGCAACTTCGCGATCAGCCATCTCAGCATCCTCACGCTCGTCGCGGCCCTGCAGGGCGACCGGCACACCGCCCGGATGCGGCTCGATGCGACCTCCGAGGAGATCGCCGTGCGCGGCCTGGGGCGCACCGGTGCGCTGAGCTCGTGGGCCATCGCCTGCGCCGAGCTCGCCCACGGCAGGCACACCGACGCCCTCGCCAGGTTCAGCTCCATGGCGCCGGGTTCCGGCCGCGGCAACGTCGCGATGCGCGCCATGGCTGCTCCGCACTACGTCGAGGCCGCCGCCCGCTGCGGGCGCCGCGAGACGGCCGACCGGACGTTGCGGATGTTCGACGCCTGGGCGCACAGCGCGGGCAGCCTGCCCCGCATCGCGCTCTCCCACCGCTGCCACGCCCTGCTGGCGGAACACGACACCGACGCCGACTGGCACTTCAGGGAGGCCGTCAGGCTGCACCGGGACGCCGGCACGGTGCTGGAGCTGGCCAAGACCGAACTGCTCTACGCGCAGTGGCTGCGCGGCAGGCGCAAGCCCCGTGCCGCCAGGGACCACCTCGCCGAGGCGTTGCGGATCTTCGAGCAGTACCGCGTCCCGCACTGGGTCGAGCACACCAGCGCGCAGTTGCGGTCGGTCGGCGCACCGGTGCGGGCCGCCGCGAGCACGGGCCTGGAGGCGCTCACCCCGAAGCAGGCCGAGATCGCCCGGCTCGTCGCCGAGGGCGCCACGAACCGGGAGATCGCCGCCCGCCTGTTCATCAGCCGGCGCACCGTCGACCACCACCTGCGCAACATCTTCGCCACACTCGGCATAAGGTCGCGGGTGCAGCTCAGCAGGCTGCTGCCCTGA
- a CDS encoding esterase/lipase family protein, whose protein sequence is MRRTLGGVLAALALATAGPVASADDRASTPVVFVHGYSGAAWNWNTARDVFRQAGYGDAELFSFEYDSNQSNERSAAELAAFVDRVLAETGAHEVDIVNHSMGALVSRWYIKELGGVDEVGHWTSLAGANHGTHTANLCQAFPSCREMLPGSAFVERLNSGDETPGDVEYTTWFSPADGVIVPYTSTAVEGARNNEVPGVSHLAFLSNAAILRQVATGLAG, encoded by the coding sequence ATGCGCAGGACACTCGGCGGGGTGCTGGCGGCGCTCGCGCTGGCCACCGCGGGCCCGGTGGCGTCGGCGGACGACCGGGCGAGCACACCGGTCGTGTTCGTGCACGGCTACAGCGGCGCGGCGTGGAACTGGAACACCGCGCGGGACGTGTTCCGCCAGGCCGGCTACGGCGACGCGGAACTGTTCTCGTTCGAGTACGACTCCAACCAGTCCAACGAGCGCAGCGCGGCCGAGCTCGCCGCGTTCGTCGACCGGGTGCTCGCCGAGACCGGCGCACACGAGGTCGACATCGTCAACCACTCGATGGGCGCGCTGGTCAGCCGCTGGTACATCAAGGAGCTGGGCGGGGTGGACGAGGTCGGCCACTGGACGTCGCTGGCCGGCGCCAACCACGGCACCCACACGGCGAACCTGTGCCAGGCGTTCCCGTCGTGCCGGGAGATGCTGCCGGGCTCGGCCTTCGTCGAGCGGCTCAACTCCGGCGACGAGACGCCCGGCGACGTCGAGTACACGACGTGGTTCTCGCCCGCCGACGGTGTCATCGTGCCCTACACCAGCACCGCGGTGGAGGGCGCGCGGAACAACGAGGTGCCGGGGGTGAGCCACCTGGCCTTCCTGTCCAACGCCGCCATCCTGCGGCAGGTGGCGACGGGCCTGGCCGGTTGA